GCAGGCCTTCCTCTAATCATTTGTTATATGATTGACAATGAATTTTGTATCATAATGTGTATAAGATGTGTTTGGATTCTTTCTTACGTGTGTTGCTCCTTAGCATAGTCGTCAGACTTTGTTTCTAATTTATAAACTTGGGTTTGGGACACATAACTGGGCCTTCAGACATTCAAAGTTTGTTCTGAAGCATGAAATTGGAGCAGGCTATGTGACTCTTAAagtaaaattaagaaaatacaaAGACCTTACGAAATTAGATTCAGTTTAATGAGATAATCAGCCgcaaataattataatttttcagtAAACGTGTTAGTTAACTCGACAGATAAAAAAGTCTTTTGGAAGTGTATGTAAAGATTTAAGGCTAAATTGGGTTGGTCTAGTGATTATAGCTCGTGTTGGGGtttgaatcctactttgtgCATGCAATAATCTATTGACTAGTAATAAACCTTTAAATGAAACTCAATATTACTGCAGATTAGTCTTTGACATGTCGCATTGGaggaatataataaaaaataaaaaaaggattTAAGATCAAATTCCggttttattactttttatgTTTGTATTGTGCGTAACTGATGGATGTGTATGTTAATGTCACTTGAAATTTCAAGGACTTTTATATTACATATATATCTATCGAAGTTACATAGTCTTGTATTCGTAGTGGGCTTCCATTTGAATATTTGATGAGTTACTTGAAGTTGAATGTATTTAGTTTGCAGTTATGGGCTCACATACAGTAGAATTGTATCGTCAGAACTATTTTTGCTGATAGGATATAATGATGCGTAGACGACTCGGAAGGCCAATTTTTCAGCTTTCGTTAATTGATTCTGAATTCCTGATTTCTTGGTGCTAATTTACCGAAACGTTAGGATGCACAACTCTAGTATGTTCCATGTGTCAATGTCATTACTTCGACTTTCTAGTTTCTAGCCAAGAATGTATATGGaggttaaaaatattatttttacgTAAAGATAAGTTACTAAAATTAATGAGCAATGCTAGGGACCAGCAACATTTGTGATTGGTAGCtatcaactagccatcaatgatgatttaatggtgtgagattggtgtgaaatttcatccaatggctcacctttCTTTGCTGATTACATGCTGGCTAAAATGCAATAAAATTACTGGCCCCCTAAacttttctaaaattaattattatatatttatgtataaatacatatattatttaatttatttttaatatatattttatattttaatatatattttatactaataattaattttagtatatacctaacataattaatatatattatagtCCGAATCATTAATCCTGAATTGCATATGGCTTGCATGTCCACGGCTATTATTATTAGGACATAAATATCAATTTCTTATAATCATAACTGGTATTTGCACATATGTTCGGTACgagataatatataaaaaaaatattaaaaaattggtagaatttgttggttttgattagtAGGTAGTTAATaatattcaaaaatttagactaaaaatatatagttgaattattaaattaaagtaattgaactgatgattaaattagttaagaatgataaattttattgatcCTCAAATTTTTCtcatacaaatatatataaaatatatttttttattttttaaataaaaacataaataatatttttgttataaagattttataaagttaattaaatttaaaattgaaaataaaaatatcaacgagtaataattttatttattttcaaagtatattaattaattaataataatatattatttgtgattaaattaaaatatttatattaaaatcttatctttttaaatatattttttaaataatttagtaGTTGAATTTGTAGATATTTTGTCATTatttatcaataaaattttcaaacctTCTTACtcttatattaaaatcaatttgaACAAGTGTAATTTAATGTGAGTTAAAATTTATCTTTGAATTACCTTCTTTATTATTatcgcaaaaaaaaaaaactattatggagaattaattttgttaaaagcTAAAAGCTAcctagaattaattatattctagtatcatatttatttttgaatcaaaGTACTATGACTAATATTATTATCTGATCAAACttcttaaattattttgtttattcttAAGTTAAAATAGCTGTATTTATATCTAGAAAGTAGAAACGatgttatattttttcttatttttttgtgactatattttttgttagtttaaacatctactaaaattattaaaaataaaataaatgcaCAATATTTTATCTTAACTCTTGTAGAATGAATATATACTTGATCAATAGATGCTTCACTAATaagttaattataaaaatataactagAAATACAATCATCATTTTACACTCTAAATTACAAAAATAGTTATATCTCACAATGTTATTAACCCAAATAGTTCTGTATATCTAGTCTCTTGCATTTATGCCTAAATAAATGCacaaataaaagtataaattatacATACAATTTACtctaatcaaaataaaaaagaaaacaaaagaaaaaatttgcCTATAAATAAATGTGATTATTAGTgattgaaaagtaaaaaagttatataaaaaaaattgtacaaATAATAGAAATGATAGCTATTAATTATACACCAATAATATTAAGATTGGTTCAGTTTAAAAAtagtcataataataataataataataataataatataaacacgtattttttttaacaaaaaatagagAGACTCAAACATACGACTTTTTAGGTAAGTATAGGGAGACTATgccatttgagttataacttATTTCTTTTCTATACTCACGGAttcgaatttctctatttttggtaaaaaaaatgtaatataAACAcatatttgaaataaaaaaaataaataatgaatataAGATATCATAAGTGATAAGTGAATATAAAagcaaaatgatataaaattggAGCTTATGTTCTTTTTTTTATCGTGACTTTAATCTTTCGTATTGTAAGGCTAGagtcaaataaataatttttttagtaaaaaagtAGAGTCAGATTAAAagtgaatatttttattaaatttggaATAAATATGTGCATTGTAcgtaataaatttttattggtaattttttttattataaaaaaatattcactATTTACAAAAACTTCACCCTTCACTTTATGCCAAAATAGGTAGGTCGCAGGTATAATTGATGGTAgagataagaaaaaaaaaacaaaaatagtgatgaattcaaaaaattttattagtgaAGGTAAAATATACATAACATGACAATAACtcttataaattatattttattattataaaaatataattaatcgttaaataatcaaaataataaattaaaatattaaaataataatttaaataataacatataatttaaaatttaatttctttaagttttatatttttttttcataattaatataattaaatatttttctttttagagTAAATGTCCAAAATGGTCCCTCAAATTTAAATCGGTGTTCAATTcagtcttttaattttttaaatgaccAAATAAATCCCTAAAATTCAGAAACGTGCGTCCCCGTTAGTCCCTCCCAGAATTGCCGTCTTAACGTTGCTGATGTGGAACGTTAACTGCCATGTGGGCGTTCCAGCTGGATGCTGATGTGTGCCAAGGTTGAATTTGTTTCAAATTGGTATCTGGAACTGCGTAATATTACCCAAATTAGTCCATTGCAATTATAAAACCCTAATTTTCTTGTCTTCTTCGATTCTGCTTCTCTTCTCCGACTCTCCTTCTCTTCTGTTCGACATCTCTTCTTCGCCGTAAAATCCAAATTGATTTCTTGTCTGTGTGAGTGATGATGGGTGGTGGCGAGAAAAGCCAAAGTAGCTCAAGTAGGAACAACGCCGCAGGCAGACCTTATGGCAACAAAGGAATGCGAAATAGGGGAGGTAAGAACGGTGTTTTCTGTTATTGCGGGCTTCGAACGGTGATGAAGCACTCAACAACTGCAGAAAATCCTGGTAGACCATTTTATGGTTGTCCGAACTATGAGGTAAGGTTATGGCTGTGAAGAAAATGTTAAGATGGTTTGAGTTTGAGTTTGGATTCACCTGCATTTTTTACTTTGCAGTATGGAATTCACTGTAATTTTTTTCGCTGGGCTGATGGGTGTGAAGATCAAGTTTCTGCAGCACCCATTCCACTAGAAGTTTTGCATGAGTTAAGTTGGAGGATGACAACCTTGGAGAGTGATGTTAGGACCGTGAAGATGATGACAATGATGCTGCTGGCTTTTGTTGTTACttttggtgtgtgtttaggCTTTAGTTTGTTGGGGTTTATATTCAACAAATGATGATAATgttatgaaattttaaatttcttaagTTGTATATAATGTCTTGATGAAGATGGAATGAAATGAAATGAAACACTAATTTGACATGAGTTCAACTCTTGATGCTGCacttattctgctaaaaattgtGTTCAACTAAACCAGAAAGAGATAAATCACTACATGAACTAAACCAAAAACTTCATTAATTTAAGATAACTAATACCGAAACAAGTGTTGTTTGTGCTAAAGCACATTGTGCATAACATAGTATCACAGCCCAAAGCATCATAGGCCATAACAACATTCAAAGGCCATACATACAAGTTTGATAGGTTACATTAAAAAAAGGCAGAATTCTTTAAGCATAACATTCAGCTACAACAACATGAACTCAAAAAGCCACCACACTTTGTGCTGGTTAGACAGTTTTCCTTGGTGGGTTGGATCCTGGATTTGGAACAAATTTCAAGAAGGAGGCAAGTTTTTCAGAGGTTGCTGCACTAGCTCCCTGAATAGTCTCTCTTGAAATCTCAGTTGGATGTGGAGCAGCCGCAGCAGTAGCAGCAGTGGATGAAGTTGTCCTCTTGACAGGGAGTTTGTCTATGCGTCTCTCACATTTAGTTCTCAGATGGCCTTTCTTTGCAGTCTTTGTAGTCTTTACAGCCTATGatatcaacaacaacaatacaaGAGTCATTATATGGATTTGTTTGTTTCCAGATTTATCAATAGCAACAATATCAATAACAACAATACCTTAGTTGCAGGTTCTTGTTCAGCTCCTAGACCCCCTTCAGCAGCAACTTCTGTTTGAGTATCAATTTGTCCTCCTTCAGCCCCAACCTCACATTCTTCAGTAACCACCTCACCTTTGTTACCTTTAGAACCAGTGTCACCCTTATCTGCAGCATCTTCAACAGCCTTTGCAGTAGCTGCTAGCTCATCAGCCTTTTGTTTCTTTGATATTCTACAACTCCTTGTTGTGTGACCAACATCCCCACATGTCCCGCATGTGAATTTGCCATATTTTCTCTTCAATTTTGTTGCTGTGCGCTCTTGGCTCCCCCGAACAGGTGCCTCATGTTGAtctttttttcttgcataatgTGATGGCCTGCCACGGGGTTTGCTCCTTACAGGAGGTAAGCAATGGAGGTATTCTGATGTTTCCCACAACTGTTGGCCTCTTACCGGGTTGATATGGTACTCATAAGTCTTGTTGTATGAGCCCATTGTTAGCCATGCATGGACATAATTCTCAGGTCTACCATTCATGACTGAAATCGCAGCTATTGCATGACGACAAGGTAACCCTACCACATAAAAAATTTGAGTAACTAAGTGTCTTGATAGGTATACTACGGTGCaattacacaaaaaaataaaaacaatcaAACAAAATAGTACTTACCCGATAACTGCCAAGACCTGCAGCTACATGTTTGGTTTCCCAAATCAACCACCACATTATGTGGTTCACCATGCACTTCAAACATCACTTCAGCCGCATCTCCAGACCACATTGGTGTATAGTACCTGCTGTAATGCCTTTCCTTTGCAAGTCTACTTTGTTGAATCGGAGGTAAGTATCCCATATGGCTAGAGAGTTTCAGTTTGTTCCTTGCCATACTAGTCATGGCATACCTCCTAACCTCCTCCAGTAAAGTCAAGACGGGCTTACATCTGTATGGTTTGGTGGCAGCGTTGAACACCTCACACATGTTGTTGCAGACATTGTCAACCTTTGGAAAGTCCTTGTAGTGAGCCCTGGTCCATGCCTGCCTAGGAAACTTGTCTAAATATGCCCACGCCTTCTCATTCACCCTCTTTATAGACTGCATATGTCCGTTGAATTCCTGGACAGTCATGGCTCTAACACACTTCCAAAGCAAACTCTTCAAGTGTGAGTCCTTCCATTGTTTCTGAAAGTTTTGCCAAAGGTGCCACGCACAGAAGCGGTGATGCGCACCTGGCATAACTTCACGCAATGCTGGAATTAAACCCTACAAGATAACAAAGTAGTCACCTAAAAACCTGAGCAAATAACAGATTCTTAATTTTTACcagatatataataataaattgaaaaacAGCTTCTATTTTGAACTTATGCGCTTAAGGATTCTTAAATTCTGCAATTGCCATAACAATAGTATATAGGTTACCATATactgaaatttttaaattcttaaattCTGCAATTCTCCAAAATAGTCCTTCAAATTTGGTTCATTAATCCAAAATGGTCCTTCAAATAATTTATCGTGCATCTAATTAAAGCATATAGGTTAGGTTACCTTCTACATATCAGAGATGAAGCACCAACCATGCTCTGTCTGATCTCCAATGTCTTCCTGCAAGAGCTCCAAGAACCACTTCCAGTTGTCTTTGTTCTCAATATGAACAATTGCCCATGCAATTGGATACACATGATTGTTCGCATCCTGACCCATGGCGCACAACAGCCATCCTCCATAATAGGTCTTCAAAAAAGCCCCATCAAGTCCTATCAAGGGTCTGCAGCCACCCACAAAACCTTTCTTGCATCCATGCAAACACACATAAAACCTTTCGAAGACACCTTCTCCGTTAGGCAATGGACTAACACCTAACTTGACACTTGAGCCCGGATTAGACCTCAACAGCTCCTCCGCATAATCTCTGAGTTTAGCATACTCAGCAGCTTCATCACCCCTCACTATTTTCCTTGCATCACCCAAAGCTCTTGTAATTGTAGTCCTAGACAGTTGTATTCCAGTTTTTGCTTTAAAGTAATTAAAGACCTCACTGTGTCTAAAAGCTGGGAGCTTCCTAATCTTCTTAACAAGTATGTCAGTTACCCAAGACCTAGTTGCACATCTATTCTTGAAAGTTCTCTCACATGTATGATCATCATTAAAGGTCTTAATCTGCCAACATCCATTCGGTTTGCTATAAGAACAAAACACCATCCAGGGACAATCTTCATTCTTGCATACCACCCTACATCTAGTAGTATCATTTTTCTTGTACCTTACACCCCTACCCTCTTGCAATGTATAATTTCTAACCCCTTTCTTAAAGGCATCCCTAGTGGTAAACTCCATACCTAGCTCTaatctcacatgtccaaacttGGCAGCATCATTGAAGATGGGATTCGCAGCTGGGTCTGCTTCATCTTCAGAGTCTGGTGGAGTCTTCAGTTCATCAGACTTCCAGCTATCATCAGAGAAAGACACTGCCATACAAATTTATACATTACATCACCAACAGAAACAGAATAAAATCAATACATATGCACATTAATTATAATATGCGGTACATACATTGCAAGTTTTCTTCGTTCTCATCATCATCTACCTCCTTTTCATAATCAGATGCATCCATTGATGGGGGACGAGAAGTATCTTCATCATTAACAACCTTTTTCTTGCCTTTGTCTTTGTCACTAGCAGTCTTCCTTTTTCTCCTATCACTGCTAGGACTAACATCATCATTGTTGTCACCGCTTGAGTCGAGAGAGTCAAGTGGCATGTGTGGCTTGTATAAACTGTCCTCTGCAGACTCATAAGAATCAGATGAGCTATCAACATTCAACTGAACTGGCTCCTTGCTTGCTTGTTTTCTCCAGCCTTGTGATCTTGTGATATACCTTCTAGGCATTTTGGTAGACGTGTTGAATTTAAAGTTAATAGGCTTGGATTGTTTCTTTGATgcgctgttttttttttttaatttgtgcaTTCTTGGTTGAAGGAGTGGGTTGAGACCAAACTTTTTGAGACACAGGTTTGGATGTAATGGGATTTGGTTGGGATAGAGATTTAGGGGACTTCGCCTGTGAACATGATTTGTCGCCATTAAAATTATTGGCAGTTGAACTTCGTGTACTGGGCTTTGAGGGAGTGGGCTGGGGGGCAATGGGCTGGGGGGCAGTGGGTTGGGGAGCAACGGGCTGTATCACACCGGGCTGGGAGGCAGTGGGTTGGGGGGGAATGGGCTTCGGAGCAACGGGCTGTGTCACAGTGGGATGGGGGGCAGTGGCTTGGGGGGCAGTGGCTTGGGAAGCAGTGGCTTGGGGGGCAGTGGAGATGGGGCAGTGGGTAGTGGACAGTGGACTTGGTGCAGTGGATTTCAGTTCAACTGGGATAAAGGTAACTGGTTCTTCAAGTTGACTTAATATTGTGCTGGTTTTCTTCACAGATTCAACACCTTCTACTATATCTTCTTCCATGCCTTCCATTCCGACCTTCTGGCCTTTAGCACCATCCTCCTCAGACAAATTCATTACATCAATTATCTCAGGAATCGAAGTTCCGTGCTCAAAATAGATGTGGATGACGTTGTTATTCTCAGGGCAGTGCTTGATCATATCAACAAGGTCCTGGTCCACTTTCAATCTCCTAAGACCAAATTCCAACACATGTTTAGGCTCCAGATACCAACATGCTTCAGCCTTATCATACCCCAACTCTTTATAATAACCTGTTACCGCAAACACGTCAAGATAGTCTTCATCAACTCCAACCCATTCATCATACAAGTCAGAAGTGTAGATAAAATTTCCCCTAGGATCTGTCTCAAACGCTCCACCATGGTGGAAAACAAGTCTCAATCGATCAGGCATCTGAAGTTTACAGCACAATGCACAAAACAGACAGGATTATTCATTTTGTCGCAAAACAGCCATATTGCAAAGAACTAGAAATCAAACTATATTTGTAATAAGGATGCATATAACTTAAACAAGATTATAATTTATGTGGTTACTTCCTACTGACTATAACTTAAACAAGATTATGATTTATGTGGTTACAAGTTTCATATtagaaaccctaaaccctaacatTTGCGCCATCAACAACCACAACATTCTAAACCACTCCCTTACATATACAACAACGCATTCACACATAAGTATCAACAACCCTCAATGAAAACCAAAAAAATGGAAGAGAATGATCAAGTCGAACTGTTACCTCTCACCGTCGGCAGTGTACGAAGGTGATGCTTCGTCGATGACTTCTTCACTGACCGGAGAGAACAGATGCTAAGGATGATCCTCGCCGATGAAATGTTGAGTGGGAAGTATGGGAGAACGAAGGGACGTAGGAGAAGAGAAAGGTTTTCTGAAATTTTGGTGGGAAACGTTGAAGTGGAAGGGGGGACCAACAACAATTGTTTATTCAAAGGGGGAGAATACGTTATTtcaaacgacgtcgttttacAGGTTTAGGGCACCCACAACTCAAACGACGTCGTTTAAT
The genomic region above belongs to Arachis stenosperma cultivar V10309 chromosome 5, arast.V10309.gnm1.PFL2, whole genome shotgun sequence and contains:
- the LOC130980489 gene encoding uncharacterized protein LOC130980489 encodes the protein MGGGEKSQSSSSRNNAAGRPYGNKGMRNRGGKNGVFCYCGLRTVMKHSTTAENPGRPFYGCPNYEYGIHCNFFRWADGCEDQVSAAPIPLEVLHELSWRMTTLESDVRTVKMMTMMLLAFVVTFGVCLGFSLLGFIFNK
- the LOC130980490 gene encoding uncharacterized protein LOC130980490, translating into MPRRYITRSQGWRKQASKEPVQLNVDSSSDSYESAEDSLYKPHMPLDSLDSSGDNNDDVSPSSDRRKRKTASDKDKGKKKVVNDEDTSRPPSMDASDYEKEVDDDENEENLQLSFSDDSWKSDELKTPPDSEDEADPAANPIFNDAAKFGHVRLELGMEFTTRDAFKKGVRNYTLQEGRGVRYKKNDTTRCRVVCKNEDCPWMVFCSYSKPNGCWQIKTFNDDHTCERTFKNRCATRSWVTDILVKKIRKLPAFRHSEVFNYFKAKTGIQLSRTTITRALGDARKIVRGDEAAEYAKLRDYAEELLRSNPGSSVKLGVSPLPNGEGVFERFYVCLHGCKKGFVGGCRPLIGLDGAFLKTYYGGWLLCAMGQDANNHVYPIAWAIVHIENKDNWKWFLELLQEDIGDQTEHGWCFISDM